A window of Variovorax sp. HW608 genomic DNA:
CCGCTCACCCCCAGCATGCGAATGGACACATGCAGCGACTGGATCGCGGCGGTGGCGGCGCGGCTTGTCATCATCCGATCCCGATGACCGTCTCTGCCCGGTAGGGGTGCAGCAGCGACGTGGCCGACAGCGGCAGGAACGGCCCGAAGGAGCCCACATCGCCGCCGGCCTGGCTCGCGGCCTTGTCGCCGCTACCCGTGTCGAAGGCCAGCGCCATGCCGTCGATGTTGAAGGACTTGACGGCACCGCCTGCGCCCGCGCCGGCTTGCGACCCGGCGTCCGCTCCCCATCCGGGCGTCGCGAACCAGACGGCGTCGAAGACCAGCCACAGCGCCTGTTCGAGATCTGCGGGCAACGGGTCATAGCCGCCGGTGTAGTTCAGCACGAAGCCGGCGCTCTCGCGGCCGTAGAACGGGCTCGGCGCCGCGGCGTCCACCCCTCCTGCAACCCATGGCGGCGCTCCGACGACGAAGACGATGCCGCGCTTCTTGTCCATGCGCCAGGCCGCCGAAACGTCATAGGGCTCGGGCGGCGGGTCGGGCTGCGGATCGATCGGCTCGATGGTTTCGAGCGAGACGAGGGGATAGCGACGCACGAGCAGGTTCGGCCCGCACGGCAGCGTGAACTCCTGCCTGTCTTCCTGCTTGAGAAAGCGACGGTCGCAGTAGCTTTCGGCCACGGCGAGCGCGAAGTTCATCGCGGACTCGATGACCTCGTCCTGTTCGCCGCCCTCGATGCCCAGGCGCTTCCTGGCGGTGTCGAGATCCCAGCTCATTTGAAGACCGCTCCCCAGTTGGCGATGACGAGGGAAAGATCCGCGAGCGCGAGACCGACAGCCATGAAGTTGAACGGCTGCTTAACCGCGGGAATGCAGGCCAGCACGAAGAACACTTCGGCCAGCACGAGAATCGCGTCAGAGAGCATGACCGTCTCCTTGCGGTGGGGTGGTAGGGGCGCGCGTGAAGCGCGCGATCAGGCGCTGTTCGATGGCCTCGCCCAGCGTTTCGAGCATCGGAACCAGATCGACGGCGAAGTCCTGTAGCTGGCCCGAGGCGTTGCGCGCTAGCACCGCGAGCATGCCGCCCTTGAGCTGCATGTCCTCGATACCGTAGCCGTCGCGACCGTTGTTGCCGTCCTTGCCGTTGGTGCCGTCGCGGCCCTTGCCGTCGCGCCCCTTCTCGCCGGCGGGTCCGCGCGCAGCGAACAGGTGCAGCTCGCCGCTCGCATCGATCACGAAGGTGCTGAAGTCGTGCATGACGAGATCGCCCAGCGCGTACTGGGCGCCCTCGGCGTAGGGCTTGGCCAGGTGCAGGCCCAGGGTGCCCACGCGCTGCCAGTCGCGGCTGCCGTAGGGCTCGTCAGTTGTGTCGCGCAGCGCCCGATAGAACTGGCCCATGTAGGCCTGCACCAGCGCGCCTTCGCGGTGGATGCCCGGCGCCCATGCCGGGGTGTCGATGCCGGCGCCGTCCTGGCCATCCTTGCCGTTTGTGCCGTCCTTGCCCTCGGTACCGGGCCGCCCTTCGAGCGCGCCCGCGTGCGTGAGCATCAGCGCCTCGGCCACCTCGTGCGCTGCAGGCGCCTCGGCCTTCAGGCTCGCAAGCCACTCGGCCTGGCTGCCGTCAAAGCCTTCGGCCCGCGCGATGTCGTAGGCCGAGCGCGGCTTCGCGTCCAGCAACTGCGCGTGCAGCGCGCGCACCTCGGCTGCCAGGTCGTCCGCCGCCTGCAGGCGGCGCAAGAGAAGATCCTGGCTGCCGGCGAGCTCGCGGGCGGCCGCCTCCTTCACCAGCTGGCACAGCCGGTCCTCGGCCGCCGACACTTGCTCGCGGATCTCGGCCGCATCTGCCTTGGGGCTCGCCTGCTGCAATTGCACGTGCAGCGCGCGCACCTCGGCTGCCAGGTCGTCCACCATCTGCAGACGGCGCAACAGAAGATCCTGGCTGCGCGCCACCTCGGCGGCGGCCGCCTGCCGCATCGTGCTCACCGCGTCCCCCGTACGGTCCTTG
This region includes:
- a CDS encoding phage gp6-like head-tail connector protein, which produces MSWDLDTARKRLGIEGGEQDEVIESAMNFALAVAESYCDRRFLKQEDRQEFTLPCGPNLLVRRYPLVSLETIEPIDPQPDPPPEPYDVSAAWRMDKKRGIVFVVGAPPWVAGGVDAAAPSPFYGRESAGFVLNYTGGYDPLPADLEQALWLVFDAVWFATPGWGADAGSQAGAGAGGAVKSFNIDGMALAFDTGSGDKAASQAGGDVGSFGPFLPLSATSLLHPYRAETVIGIG